One genomic segment of Mangifera indica cultivar Alphonso chromosome 6, CATAS_Mindica_2.1, whole genome shotgun sequence includes these proteins:
- the LOC123219338 gene encoding probable ubiquitin-conjugating enzyme E2 24, with the protein MMDVLLSDYDWESFSESGSSDGQEELDTWYGAHASSILSRLEESIGKIDDFLSFDRGFIHGDIVCPVTDPSGQMGRVINIDILLNMENMHGNIMKEVSSKNILRIRSILAGDYVVQGAWLGRVDKVIDSVTVVFDDGTKCEVTATDQEKLLPVSTNNFFEDSQFPYYPGQRVMLRLSSASKSIRWLCGTQKENHVEGTVSKVDAGLVYVDWLASALTGCAFSLPCPSRLQDSKNLTLLSGFSHANWQLGDWCMLPVADCKGILGPSCISASICHNKKFKRRNLSLTLAEIFVIIRTKTKVDVVWQDGSYSLGVDSATLLPISVVNAHEFWPEQFVLEKGICDDPHITSSHKWGVVRGVDAKEKTVRVQWKNKVKNEAAEPVGDWMEETLSAYELVEHPEFSFCFGDVVFRLVHNQFTNQADIEHKSSEIGMVKEAALGGQNYVWDKNDCPDKGYLSCIGIVMGFKGGSVEVRWAAGFTTKVAPNEIYGIDKYEGSASPVLHEENNEELNQEVHDKEKVKNMSNLDVAGENCKNYPFEFSSFFLPRAAIEFFMSIVTSLFGSRCSTPLSCPASSGLTSGDTNESELLLKEEISKTCDNFSEPHLSELQTFGQTSLCEEVEDNQEKDGFQLAKACQNQDHFKQFDMVSDCSDHHFLDASKGSALSQVKRTWMKKVQQEWSILEENLPETIYVRIYEERMDLLRAAIIGAPATPYHDGLFFFDIFLPPEYPYEPPLVHYHSGGLRVNPNLYESGKVCLSLLNTWTGTGTEVWNPGRSTILQVLLSLQALVLNEKPYFNEAGYDQQVGRAEAEKNSVGYNENAFIVTCKSMLYLLCNPPKHFEVFVEEHFIRQSHNILSACKAYMEGAPVGCAFGCSDNGENSVRSSKGFKIILAKLFPKLLEAFSSKGIDCSQFTEPEN; encoded by the exons ATGATGGACGTGCTACTTAGTGACTATGATTGGGAGAGTTTCAGTGAGAGTGGGAGTAGTGATGGGCAAGAGGAACTTGATACTTGGTATGGTGCGCATGCTAGTAGCATTTTGTCAAGGTTGGAGGAGAGCATTGGGAAAATTGATGACTTTCTTTCATTTGACCGGGGATTTATACATGGGGACATTGTGTGCCCTGTTACAGACCCATCTGGACAGATGGGAAGAGTGATTAATATTGATATCCTACTGAATATGGAGAATATGCATGGGAATATTATGAAAGAGGTAAgttccaaaaatattttaaggatCCGCTCCATTTTGGCTGGGGATTATGTAGTCCAAGGTGCATGGCTTGGCAGGGTGGACAAAGTGATTGACTCTGTAACTGTTGTCTTCGACGATGGGACAAAGTGTGAGGTCACCGCCACAGATCAAGAAAAGCTCTTACCTGTTTCCACCAACAACTTTTTTGAAGATTCACAATTCCCTTACTATCCTGGACAGAGAGTGATGCTTAGGCTCTCCAGTGCTTCCAAATCAATTAGATGGTTATGTGGCACCCAGAAAGAAAATCATGTTGAGGGAACTGTTTCTAAAGTAGATGCAGGTCTGGTGTATGTGGATTGGCTTGCCTCTGCTCTCACAGGTTGTGCTTTTAGTTTACCTTGTCCCTCACGCCTGCAGGACTCAAAAAACTTGACCTTGTTGTCAGGTTTCTCCCATGCAAATTGGCAGCTCGGTGACTGGTGTATGCTTCCAGTTGCTGATTGCAAGGGTATTTTGGGGCCTTCTTGTATCAGTGCTTCTATTTGTCacaataagaaatttaaaagaagaaacCTTAGCTTGACTCTGGCAGAAATTTTTGTTATCATTAGGACAAAGACCAAGGTTGATGTGGTGTGGCAGGATGGTAGCTATTCTTTGGGAGTAGACTCTGCCACCCTACTTCCTATTAGCGTTGTGAATGCTCATGAATTTTGGCCTGAACAGTTTGTACTGGAAAAGGGTATTTGTGATGATCCACATATAACTAGTAGTCACAAATGGGGGGTGGTGCGGGGTGTGGATGCTAAGGAAAAAACTGTAAGGGTACAATGGAAAAATAAGGTCAAGAATGAAGCAGCTGAACCTGTTGGAGATTGGATGGAGGAAACTTTGAGTGCCTATGAACTGGTTGAACACCCAGAATTTTCCTTCTGTTTTGGTGATGTTGTGTTTAGGTTGGTCCATAACCAGTTTACTAATCAAGCTGATATAGAACATAAAAGCTCTGAAATTGGCATGGTTAAGGAGGCTGCTTTGGGTGGCCAGAACTATGTTTGGGATAAGAATGATTGTCCTGACAAAGGTTACCTGTCTTGCATTGGCATCGTAATGGGCTTCAAAGGTGGTTCTGTGGAGGTGAGATGGGCTGCTGGTTTTACGACCAAG GTTGCACCGAATGAGATTTACGGGATTGATAAATATGAAGGTTCTGCTTCACCTGTGCTCCATGAAGAAAATAATGAGGAATTGAATCAAGAGGTGCATGACAAAGAgaaagtaaag AATATGTCTAATTTGGATGTTGCTGGTGAAAATTGCAAAAACTACCCATTTGAGTTTAGTTCCTTTTTTCTTCCTCGAGCTGCAATCGAATTTTTCATGAGCATTGTAACAAGCCTGTTTGGATCCCGATGTTCTACACCACTATCATGCCCAGCATCTTCTGGTCTTACATCTGGAGATACAAATGAATCTGAGCTTCTCCTTAAAGAGGAAATATCTAAAACTTGTGATAACTTCAGTGAGCCGCATCTAAGTGAATTGCAAACATTCGGACAAACAAGTTTATGTGAGGAAGTTGAGGATAATCAGGAGAAAGATGGTTTCCAACTTGCAAAAGCTTGTCAAAATCAAGATCACTTTAAGCAGTTTGATATGGTCAGTGACTGCTCAGACCACCACTTTCTTGATGCCAGCAAGGGTTCTGCATTATCTCAG GTGAAAAGAACGTGGATGAAAAAAGTTCAGCAAGAATGGAGCATTTTAGAGGAAAATCTTCCTG AGACAATCTATGTGCGTATCTATGAAGAGAGGATGGATCTCTTACGAGCAGCCATCATTGGTGCACCTGCAACTCCATACCATGATGGCCTCTTCTTCTTTGATATATTTCTTCCTCCGGAGTATCCTTATGAACCGCCT TTGGTGCATTACCATTCTGGTGGACTCCGTGTTAACCCGAACTTGTATGAGTCTGGAAAGGTCTGCCTCAGTCTCCTCAATACTTGGACGGGGACAGGCACTGAAGTATGGAATCCAGGGAGGTCCACGATTCTTCAAGTTCTTCTCTCCCTCCAGGCTCTTGTACTCAATGAAAAACCTTATTTCAATGAGGCTGGATATGACCAGCAGGTAGGAAGAGCTGAAGCAGAGAAAAACTCTGTGGGTTATAATGAAAATGCCTTCATTGTTACTTGCAAGTCAATGCTTTACCTCCTCTGCAATCCACCCAAG CATTTTGAGGTGTTTGTGGAAGAGCACTTCATTCGTCAGTCCCACAATATTTTATCAGCTTGTAAGGCATATATGGAAGGAGCTCCAGTAGGATGCGCTTTTGGATGCAGTGACAATGGAGAAAATTCTGTGCGATCTTCTAAGGGTTTCAAAATCATCCTTGCAAAGTTATTCCCAAAGCTCTTGGAGGCATTTTCTAGCAAGGGAATTGACTGCAGCCAATTCACTGAGCCAGAAAATTGA
- the LOC123219146 gene encoding uncharacterized protein LOC123219146, which yields MEPNSSPQLNPLNVNPFKTQLCLQFLVLFTISFLVTFANSYISNPPIQYSKYCSHIVPESPLDPTNSLSLSSYASSLQLSTAFFSGGDPYFNSSQHDWPNSVAFRPLSRRITVNNTVFSVRARLSLVVPTKYDPNLVGFRNLRQINYRGPNNPVRRGVAVFRLSGFWSEADGRLCMVGSGSSRLNSGKLERFNVVLKLNYSKHLNLSVFDSLVSGVLESADVESSGSYFRPVSILGVAQFNDRNYEFKLIDKEKGDEFVDGNDEEKSLSLHVLDKGVCSMLGLYNFNFDLEYSRDCDSDKVSCNPLKGIVGHAPSVMLFKGIRCVDNRKMQILLGFWNSTFMGARFPFDPRTTMIAEASWDEKRNQLHGVVCRILNFTESLTNAHIGDCLVKLSLRFPAVFSLSNQSFILGQIWSSKRENDPGYFGKIGFGSHQEVLTGLPGYKYQYTMVDIAKKACANKHGFEHKGKTYPNGQSIDMRFDMSVRNIEGQTAHGFSSPLFVGDELYEHWLPQHLHLPSPLKHAASVLQPSNQSNILNISYKMSFAPAFHFKLGNDEISEKVELSAEGVYYRDTGVLCMIGCRKLGSSHSQEKMAKNDSLDCKIAVNVQFCALDAEGSESVRGTIVSTREKSDPLYFGRLQLSSKSIYTSQAKESIWRMDLEITMVLISNTLACVFVALQLFYVKKHPEVLPVISIVMLIILTLSYMVPLLLNFEALFKTNRSQQNVFLESGGWLETNEIIVRMVTMVAFLLQFRLLQLTWSTKQGDGSQKDLWISEKRVLYVSLPLYIAGGLIAWVVYQSRNTYRRPFIINRHTRSNLWPSYQQHSLWGDLKSYVGLVLDGFLLPQILFNLFFDSTEKALAASFYIGTTVVRLLPHAYDLYRAHSSAWYLDLSYIYANHKLDFYSTTWDIIIPCGGLLFAAIIFLQQQFGGRCILPKRLRQSSLYEKVPVDSSVELQAEQIRKNSYNSFDL from the coding sequence ATGGAACCGAATTCCAGTCCTCAGCTTAACCCATTAAACGTAAATCCTTTCAAAACACAATTATGCCTTCAATTTCTCGTCCTCTTCACCATCTCCTTCCTTGTAACATTCGCCAACTCTTATATTTCAAACCCACCAATCCAATACTCCAAATATTGTAGTCACATCGTACCGGAATCTCCCCTCGACCCCACAAACTCGTTGTCGCTTTCCTCCTACGCTTCTTCTCTCCAATTGTCCACTGCTTTTTTCTCCGGCGGTGACCCTTATTTCAATTCTAGTCAGCACGACTGGCCCAATTCCGTCGCTTTTCGTCCCCTTTCTCGCCGCATAACCGTTAACAATACTGTCTTCAGTGTTAGAGCTCGATTGAGTCTCGTGGTTCCTACAAAATATGACCCTAATTTGGTGGGGTTCCGGAACTTGCGGCAGATTAATTATCGAGGACCGAATAATCCGGTGCGGAGAGGTGTAGCTGTCTTCCGTTTAAGTGGATTCTGGTCGGAAGCTGATGGGAGGCTCTGCATGGTTGGATCGGGGTCGAGTCGATTGAATTCCGGTAAGTTAGAGAGGTTTAATGTTGTTCTGAAGCTTAATTATTCGaaacatttgaatttgagtGTTTTTGATAGTTTGGTGAGTGGGGTTTTGGAGAGTGCGGATGTTGAGAGTAGTGGGAGTTATTTTAGGCCGGTTTCAATATTGGGTGTGGCTCAGTTTAATGATAGAAATTACGAGTTTAAATTGATAGATAAAGAGAAGGGTGATGAGTTTGTTGATGGAAATGATGAAGAGAAGAGTTTATCTCTTCATGTTTTGGATAAAGGTGTATGTTCAATGCTAGGCttgtataattttaactttGACTTGGAATACAGTCGTGATTGTGATAGTGATAAAGTTAGTTGCAATCCTCTTAAAGGGATTGTTGGCCATGCACCAAGTGTGATGCTTTTTAAAGGCATTAGGTGTGTGGATAACCGGAAAATGCAGATATTATTGGGCTTTTGGAACTCTACTTTTATGGGTGCAAGGTTTCCTTTTGATCCTCGCACCACAATGATTGCTGAGGCGTCATGGGATGAGAAGAGGAACCAGCTCCATGGTGTTGTGTGTCGAATTTTGAATTTCACAGAATCTTTGACAAATGCACACATTGGAGATTGCTTGGTTAAGTTGAGTTTGAGATTTCCCGCAGTTTTTTCCTTAAGTAATCAAAGTTTCATTCTTGGTCAAATTTGGAGCAGCAAAAGGGAGAATGATCCAGGATACTTTGGTAAAATAGGATTTGGAAGTCATCAGGAAGTATTAACAGGTCTTCCAGGTTACAAATACCAATATACAATGGTTGATATTGCAAAGAAAGCATGTGCAAATAAGCATGGATTCGAGCACAAGGGAAAAACATACCCCAATGGGCAGTCTATAGACATGAGGTTTGATATGTCAGTAAGGAATATCGAAGGACAAACAGCTCATGGTTTTTCTTCTCCGCTTTTTGTAGGTGATGAGCTATATGAACACTGGTTACCTCAACACCTACATTTGCCATCACCACTAAAGCATGCTGCATCTGTTTTACAGCCAAGTAACCAGAGCAACATACTGAACATCAGCTACAAGATGAGCTTTGCTCCTGCATTTCATTTCAAGTTAGGCAATGATGAGATATCTGAAAAAGTTGAACTTTCAGCTGAAGGAGTTTATTATAGGGATACAGGTGTCTTATGTATGATTGGATGTCGGAAATTGGGATCAAGTCATAGTCAAGAGAAAATGGCAAAAAATGATTCGCTGGACTGCAAGATTGCAGTTAATGTCCAATTTTGTGCACTGGATGCAGAGGGCAGTGAGAGTGTCAGGGGGACAATTGTTAGCACGCGGGAGAAGTCAGACCCTCTTTATTTTGGACGTCTTCAGTTGTCTTCAAAATCAATTTACACTAGCCAAGCTAAAGAATCCATTTGGAGAATGGATTTAGAGATCACTATGGTTCTGATTTCTAATACACTTGCATGTGTCTTTGTGGCCTTGCAGCTGTTTTATGTGAAGAAGCATCCTGAAGTGCTTCCTGTCATATCTATTGTGATGCTCATCATTCTTACCCTTAGTTACATGGTTCCCTTACTGTTGAACTTTGAGGCCTTATTCAAGACAAACCGTAGCCAGCAGAATGTTTTTCTTGAAAGTGGTGGGTGGCTTGAAACAAATGAAATAATTGTGAGGATGGTAACAATGGTGGCTTTCCTTTTGCAGTTTCGTCTTCTCCAACTCACATGGTCTACAAAGCAAGGCGATGGAAGCCAAAAGGACTTGTGGATTTCTGAAAAAAGGGTTTTGTATGTATCTTTACCATTGTATATTGCTGGGGGCTTGATTGCTTGGGTTGTGTATCAATCAAGGAATACTTACCGTCGCCCATTCATAATAAATCGCCATACTAGATCTAACCTGTGGCCCTCGTACCAGCAGCATTCTCTCTGGGGTGATCTTAAATCTTACGTTGGCTTGGTACTTGATGGCTTTTTGCTCCCACAGATATTGTTCAATCTGTTCTTTGACTCAACCGAGAAGGCTCTTGCTGCTTCCTTTTACATTGGAACCACTGTCGTCCGTCTGCTGCCGCATGCATATGATTTGTACCGGGCTCATAGTTCTGCTTGGTACCTTGATTTATCTTACATATATGCAAATCATAAATTGGACTTTTATTCGACAACCTGGGACATTATAATACCCTGTGGCGGTCTGCTGTTTGCTGCCATTATTTTCTTGCAGCAGCAATTTGGTGGTCGATGCATTCTTCCCAAGAGGCTTAGACAGAGTTCTCTGTATGAGAAAGTACCAGTAGATAGCAGTGTGGAATTGCAAGCGGAACAAATTCGGAAAAACTCTTATAACTCATTTGACTTATAA
- the LOC123219145 gene encoding callose synthase 11, with translation MDLRQRGYPTRGRDGLDAMPPLPPAPPPVPPPMPSVYNIIPVHDLLADHPSLRWPEVRAVAAALRNVGDLRRPRFMVFPQNMDLLDWLGCFFGFQNDNVRNQREHLVLHLANTQMRLQSRSSSPGMLDPNILRNFRRKLLYNYNSWCSFLGRKSQIQLSSRRDEKNLRRELLYVSLFLLIWGESANLRFAPECICYIYHHMAMELNYVLDEKPDENTGQPFLPNYPGDCAFLKNVITPIYQTIKAEVEDSRNGTAPHSAWRNYDDINEYFWSRRCFKVLKWPINTDSNFFATVSKRKRVGKTGFVEQRSFWNIFRSFDKLWVLLILFFQASIITAWSGTRLPWQALESRDVQVELFTVFITWSGLRFLQSILDAGTQYSLVTRETAWLCVRMVLKTLVALTWTIVFGVLYGRIWSQKNADTRWSYEANRRVVEFLEAVFVFVIPELMALVLFVLPWIRNWIEELNWPLVYLLTWWFHTRIFVGRGLREGLVNNIKYTLFWIIVLLSKFSFSYFLQIKPLVGPTRALLRVKNVDYHWHEFFSSTNRLAVVLLWVPVILIYLMDLQIWYSVFSSVVGAAIGLFSHLGEIRNIEQLRLRFQFFANAMQFNLIAEEQAFGPKATLLKKLRDAIHRLKLRYGLGKVYSKIESSQVEATRFALIWNEIILTFREEDLISDKELELLELSTNCWDIRVLRWPCILLCNELLLALSQATELDAAPDRWLWLKICKNEYRRCAVIEAYDTIKYLLLKVVEYGTEENKIIQKIFSEMENYMQVDKFTETYKMTVLPEIHAKLVSLVELLMKPKKDLSKVVNVLQALYELSVREFPRVKRSVDQLRQEGLAPPRSASATDKGLLFENAVRFPDAEDDFFCRQLRRLHTILSSRDSMHNVPVNIEARRRLAFFSNSLFMNMPRAPRVEKMLAFCVLTPYYDEEVMYGKEGLRSENEDGISTLFYLQKIYEDEWKNFMERMRREGMEDDDEIWSEKSRDLRLWASYRGQTLSRTVRGMMYYYRALKMLAFLDSASEMDISMGSEHLASHGSWSHNRGLDGTRLQSSNELLVPGRGVRLLFKGHEYGSALMKFTYVITCQVYGQQKAKGDPRAEDILYLLKNNEALRVAYVDEVHLRRDLVEYYSVLVKFDQQLQREVEIYRIKLPGPLKLGEGKPENQNHAIIFTRGDAVQTIDMNQDNYFEEALKMRNLLEEFNHHYGIRKPTILGVRENIFSGSVSSLAWFMSAQETSFVTLGQRVLANPLKVRMHYGHPDVFDRFWFLPRGGISKASRVINISEDIFSGFNCTLRSGNVTHHEYIQVAKGRDVGLNQISMFEAKVASGNGEQVLSRDVYRLGHRLDFFRMLSFFYTTVGFYFNSLILVLTVYTFLWSRLYFALSGVEDAAMNSTNNGAMGAILNQQFIIQLGLFTALPMIVENSLEHGFLPAVWDFLTMQLQLASLFYTFSLGTRSHFFGRTILHGGAKYRATGRGFVVQHKSFSENYRLFARSHFVKAIELGVILIVYAFHSPLAKDTFVYILMTISSWFLVVSWIMSPFVFNPSGFDWLKTVYDFEDFLNWIWYNGVFTRADQSWEKWWYEEQDHLRTTGLWGKLLEIILDLRFFFFQYGVVYQLRIAAGQTSIVVYLLSWICMIVAVGIYVIIAYAQNKYAAKDHIYYRLVQLLVIVLVILVIVLLLEFTKLQFLDLLTSLLAFIPTGWGLILIAQVLRPFLQSTVVWDTVVSLARLYDLLFGVIVMAPVAFLSWLPGMQSMQTRILFNEAFSRGLQISLIVSGKKSV, from the coding sequence ATGGACTTAAGACAGCGTGGATACCCCACGCGCGGCCGGGATGGTCTTGACGCCATGCCTCCGCTACCGCCGGCGCCGCCACCAGTTCCTCCACCAATGCCGTCCGTCTACAACATAATCCCAGTCCACGACCTCTTAGCTGACCATCCGTCTCTAAGATGGCCGGAGGTTCGTGCTGTGGCAGCGGCGTTACGTAACGTGGGTGACCTGCGAAGACCACGATTCATGGTTTTTCCTCAAAACATGGACCTTCTGGACTGGCTGGGTTGCTTCTTCGGGTTTCAAAACGACAACGTTCGGAACCAGAGGGAACACCTTGTGCTTCACTTGGCCAACACCCAAATGCGTCTCCAGTCCCGGTCTTCTTCACCGGGCATGCTGGACCCCAACATCCTCCGGAATTTCAGGCGGAAACTGCTCTACAACTACAATTCGTGGTGCTCGTTTTTGGGACGTAAGTCACAAATCCAACTTTCGAGTCGCCGAGATGAAAAGAATCTCCGGAGAGAGCTTCTTTATGTTTCGCTTTTCTTGCTAATTTGGGGTGAGTCAGCAAATTTACGTTTCGCACCCGAATGCATTTGTTACATTTATCATCATATGGCTATGGAATTGAACTATGTTCTTGATGAAAAACCTGATGAGAATACCGGTCAGCCATTTTTACCTAATTATCCTGGGGACTGCGCCTTTTTGAAGAATGTGATTACACCAATTTATCAAACTATTAAGGCTGAGGTGGAGGATAGTAGGAATGGGACGGCCCCCCACTCAGCCTGGAGAAATTATGAtgatataaatgagtatttttgGAGTAGGAGATGCTTTAAGGTGCTGAAGTGGCCTATTAATACTGATAGTAATTTTTTTGCTACGGTTAGTAAGCGTAAAAGAGTGGGGAAGACGGGGTTTGTGGAGCAAAGATCGTTTTGGAATATTTTTAGGAGTTTTGACAAGCTTTGGGTTTTGCTGATATTGTTTTTTCAGGCTTCTATTATTACTGCTTGGTCAGGTACCAGATTACCGTGGCAAGCATTGGAATCTCGTGATGTTCAGGTTGAGTTATTTACTGTTTTTATCACTTGGAGTGGACTTAGATTTTTGCAGTCAATACTTGATGCTGGGACTCAGTACAGTTTGGTTACGAGGGAGACAGCATGGCTTTGTGTGAGGATGGTGTTGAAAACTCTTGTTGCTTTGACATGGACTATTGTCTTTGGAGTTCTTTATGGGAGGATTTGGAGTCAAAAGAATGCTGATACGAGGTGGTCATATGAGGCAAATAGGAGGGTTGTGGAATTTCTTGAGGctgtgtttgtgtttgttatACCAGAACTAATGGCACTTGTGCTTTTTGTTTTGCCTTGGATAAGGAATTGGATAGAGGAGTTGAATTGGCCACTTGTGTACTTGTTGACATGGTGGTTTCATACTAGAATTTTTGTGGGGCGTGGACTGAGGGAAGGTCTGGTTAACAATATTAAGTATACACTGTTCTGGATTATAGTATTGCTGTCAAAGTTTTCATTTAGTTATTTTCTTCAGATCAAGCCCCTCGTTGGCCCGACCCGAGCACTTTTGAGGGTAAAGAATGTGGACTACCATTGGCATGAATTTTTTAGTAGCACAAACAGACTTGCAGTAGTTTTGTTGTGGGTTccagttattttaatttatttgatggaTCTACAAATTTGGTATTCAGTATTTTCATCGGTTGTTGGTGCAGCAATTGGGTTATTCTCACATTTGGGTGAGATTAGGAATATCGAGCAGCTGAGGCTTAGGTTTCAGTTCTTTGCTAATGCCATGCAGTTTAACCTAATTGCAGAAGAGCAGGCATTTGGTCCAAAGGCAACATTGTTGAAGAAGCTTCGTGATGCAATTCACCGATTGAAGCTGCGATATGGACTTGGGAAGGTCTACAGTAAGATTGAATCTAGCCAAGTGGAAGCTACCAGATTTGCCTTGATTTGGAATGAGATAATATTGACATTCAGGGAGGAAGATCTTATAAGTGATAAAGAACTTGAGCTCTTGGAGCTGTCAACTAATTGTTGGGATATTAGGGTTCTTCGGTGGCCATGTATCCTCCTCTGCAATGAGCTGCTGCTTGCTCTCAGTCAGGCAACTGAGCTGGATGCTGCACCTGATCGGTGGCTTTGGTTGAAGATATGCAAGAATGAGTACAGGCGGTGTGCTGTCATTGAAGCTTATGATACCATCAAGTATTTGCTTCTCAAAGTTGTGGAGTATGGTACAgaagagaataaaattattcaaaaaattttctcagAGATGGAAAACTATATGCAGGTTGATAAGTTCACTGAGACATACAAGATGACAGTCCTCCCAGAAATTCATGCTAAATTGGTATCCCTTGTTGAGCTTCTGATGAAACCAAAAAAGGATCTGAGCAAGGTAGTGAATGTATTGCAGGCCTTATATGAACTTTCTGTTCGAGAATTCCCTAGGGTGAAGAGATCTGTTGATCAACTTAGGCAGGAAGGTCTGGCCCCTCCTAGGTCAGCGTCAGCCACTGACAAAGGATTGCTCTTTGAAAATGCTGTGAGGTTTCCTGATGCTGAAGATGATTTTTTCTGTAGGCAGCTACGACGTTTGCATACAATTCTTTCTTCAAGAGACTCAATGCACAATGTGCCAGTGAATATTGAGGCAAGACGGCGTCTAGCTTTCTTTAGCAATTCTTTGTTTATGAACATGCCTCGTGCACCCCGTGTTGAGAAAATGTTGGCCTTCTGTGTTCTAACCCCTTATTATGATGAAGAAGTGATGTATGGAAAAGAGGGGCTTCGAAGTGAGAATGAAGATGGAATTTCCACCCTGTTTTATCTGCAGAAGATCTATGAAGACGAGTGGAAGAATTTCATGGAAAGGATGCGCAGAGAGGGCATGGAGGATGACGATGAAATCTGGTCAGAAAAGTCAAGGGATCTCCGTCTGTGGGCATCATACAGGGGGCAGACTTTATCTCGTACTGTGAGGGGAATGATGTATTACTACAGGGCTCTCAAGATGCTTGCTTTTCTTGATTCTGCATCAGAGATGGACATCAGCATGGGTTCAGAGCATTTAGCTTCTCATGGTTCATGGAGTCATAACAGGGGTTTAGATGGTACCAGGTTACAATCTTCAAATGAACTCCTTGTGCCAGGACGTGGTGTCCGTCTTTTGTTTAAAGGGCACGAGTATGGGAGTGCCCTGATGAAATTCACGTATGTGATCACTTGCCAGGTATATGGGCAACAGAAGGCAAAGGGAGATCCTCGTGCTGAGGACATTTTGTATCTTTTGAAAAACAATGAAGCCCTCCGAGTTGCCTATGTTGACGAGGTTCACTTGAGAAGGGATCTGGTAGAGTATTACTCTGTTCTTGTTAAATTTGATCAGCAGCTGCAGAGGGAGGTGGAGATCTATCGAATCAAGTTGCCTGGTCCCTTGAAGCTTGGGGAAGGCAAACCGGAAAATCAAAACCATGCTATAATCTTTACTCGGGGGGATGCTGTTCAAACCATTGACATGAACCAAGACAATTATTTTGAGGAGGCACTGAAGATGCGTAATTTGTTGGAGGAATTCAATCATCATTACGGTATTAGGAAGCCAACCATATTGGGTGTCCGTGAAAATATCTTCTCTGGGTCTGTGTCCTCTCTTGCTTGGTTTATGTCTGCCCAGGAAACAAGTTTTGTGACCCTGGGGCAGCGTGTTCTGGCAAACCCTTTGAAGGTGCGGATGCACTATGGTCACCCAGATGTGTTTGATAGATTCTGGTTCCTGCCTCGTGGTGGGATCAGCAAGGCTTCTAGAGTGATCAATATAAGCGAGGATATATTTTCTGGCTTCAATTGCACACTGCGAAGTGGTAATGTAACACACCACGAATATATACAGGTGGCAAAGGGAAGGGATGTTGGGTTGAATCAGATCTCAATGTTTGAGGCCAAGGTTGCTAGTGGCAATGGTGAGCAAGTATTGAGTAGAGATGTATACCGCTTGGGTCATAGATTGGATTTCTTTCGGATGCTTTCTTTTTTCTACACAACTGTTGGGTTCTATTTCAACTCATTGATCCTGGTTTTGACTGTGTATACGTTTTTATGGAGCCGTCTTTATTTTGCTCTCAGTGGAGTTGAGGATGCAGCCATGAATAGTACCAACAATGGTGCCATGGGTGCAATTCTGAATCAGCAGTTCATCATACAACTTGGTCTGTTCACTGCTCTCCCAATGATTGTGGAGAACTCTCTCGAGCATGGGTTTCTTCCTGCAGTTTGGGACTTCTTGACTATGCAGTTGCAACTTGCATCATTGTTTTACACATTCTCTTTGGGAACCCGTTCCCATTTTTTTGGTCGGACTATTCTTCATGGTGGTGCAAAGTACCGAGCGACTGGGCGTGGTTTTGTGGTTCAGCATAAGAGCTTTTCTGAGAACTATAGACTGTTTGCTCGAAGCCATTTTGTGAAAGCAATTGAGCTTGGTGTTATTTTGATAGTGTATGCTTTCCACAGTCCCCTAGCTAAGGATACTTTTGTTTATATTCTCATGACAATCTCAAGCTGGTTCCTTGTGGTGTCGTGGATAATGTCTCCCTTTGTGTTCAATCCATCTGGATTTGACTGGCTGAAGACTGTCTATGACtttgaagattttttaaattggatATGGTATAATGGGGTTTTTACGAGAGCAGACCAGAGTTGGGAAAAATGGTGGTATGAAGAACAGGACCATCTAAGGACAACTGGTCTTTGGGGAAAGCTATTGGAGATTATTTTAGATCTtcgtttcttcttttttcagtACGGTGTTGTTTATCAGCTGCGCATTGCTGCTGGACAAACCAGTATTGTTGTTTACTTGCTGTCTTGGATATGCATGATTGTGGCAGTTGGGATCTATGTAATCATAGCATATGCTCAAAATAAATATGCCGCAAAGGATCACATCTATTATCGTTTAGTTCAGTTGCTAGTCATTGTACTCGTAATACTAGTGATTGTCCTATTGCTGGAGTTCACTAAATTACAATTTCTTGATCTTTTGACCAGCCTGTTAGCATTCATCCCCACAGGATGGGGCCTAATATTGATCGCCCAGGTTCTTAGGCCTTTTCTGCAGTCCACAGTGGTATGGGATACGGTTGTTTCCTTGGCTCGGTTGTATGATTTACTGTTTGGAGTGATTGTCATGGCTCCTGTGGCATTTTTGTCATGGTTGCCTGGAATGCAGTCAATGCAGACAAGGATACTGTTCAATGAAGCATTCAGCAGGGGTCTACAGATTTCTCTTATTGTTTCTGGCAAAAAGTCTGTATGA